Proteins from a genomic interval of Mytilus trossulus isolate FHL-02 unplaced genomic scaffold, PNRI_Mtr1.1.1.hap1 h1tg000210l__unscaffolded, whole genome shotgun sequence:
- the LOC134700913 gene encoding collagen alpha-1(I) chain-like, translating into MLDKFTPQQKTNQVVDRVKRYDYTDYLYVDLGQGHIQDEIYDVIGIEVPGPPGKQGVEGKRGYPGRAGSPGSKGVKGDPGKTGRAGPRGFRGFLGAYGQMGDSGKTGKTGRKGPAGPSGPTGPLGHSGPPGMDGTQGPPGYDGVQGEQGERGPAGETGSAGATGPSGPSGPTGPRGPKGHKGLRGHTGTKGYAGRTGDRGNSGRRGESGHSGPPGPTGPKGDTGLTGCSEPPAETTLSEQPAATPLSVPITATTPSKPPSATTPTGPTSATTPSKPPSATTPTVPTAATTPSVPQTTTTPSVPTAATTPSVPPSTTTPSVPTAATTPTVPPSATTTSVPPSTSTTTGPTSATTPTGPPSTTTPSVPPSTTTTSDQLPPSTTTQTGPTAATTPSVPPSTTTTSVPPSTTTTSVPPSTTTPSVPPSTTTPSVPPSTTTQTGPTPATTTSVPPSTTTPSVPTSTTTPSVPPSATTPSVPPSTTTTSVPPSATTPSVPTSTTTPSVPPSATTPSVPPSTTTPTVPPSTT; encoded by the exons ATGCTAG aCAAATTTACACCACAACAAAAGACAAATCAG GTTGTAGACCGAGTAAAAAGATACGATTACACAGACTATCTTTATGTCGATCTCGGACAAGGACATATCCAAg ATGAAATTTATGACGTCATTG GAATAGAAGTACCTGGTCCTCCTGGGAAACAGGGTGTTGAAG GAAAGAGAGGATATCCTGGCCGAGCTGGATCTCCAGGATCAAAAGGAGTCAAAGGAGACCCTGGAAAAACAGGACGTGCTGGACCCCGAGGGTTCAGGGGGTTTCTAGGGGCATATGGTCAGATGGGAGATTCTGGCAAAACTGGTAAGACTGGAAGAAAAGGACCCGCTGGACCCTCTGGACCAACCGGACCTTTAGGACACTCTGGTCCCCCCGGAATGGATGGAACACAGGGACCACCCGGTTATGATGGTGTCCAGGGAGAACAGGGAGAAAGAGGACCTGCTGGAGAAACCGGATCCGCTGGAGCAACTGGACCTTCTGGACCGTCTGGTCCGACTGGACCTCGTGGACCAAAAGGACATAAGGGATTGAGAGGACACACGGGAACAAAGGGATATGCTGGTCGAACAGGAGATCGTGGAAACAGTGGACGTCGTGGAGAATCTGGACATTCAGGGCCACCTGGACCCACTGGTCCTAAGGGCGATACTGGTCTGACAGGATGTAGTg AACCACCTGCTGAAACAACATTGTCTGAACAACCTGCTGCTACACCACTTTCAGTACCAATAACAGCTACTACACCATCAAAACCACCATCTGCTACAACACCAACAGGACCAACGTCTGCTACTACACCATCAAAACCACCATCTGCTACAACACCAACAGTACCAACCGCTGCTACAACACCATCAGTACCACAAactactactacaccatcagtaccaaCGGCTGCTACAacaccatcagtaccaccatctactactacaccatcagtaccaaCGGCTGCTACTACACCAACAGTACCACCATCTGCTACTACAacatcagtaccaccatctacttCTACAACAACAGGACCAACGTCTGCTACTACACCAACAGGACCACCATCTACTACAacaccatcagtaccaccatctacgACTACAacatca GACCAAC taccaccatctactactacacaAACAGGACCAACGGCTgctactacaccatcagtaccaccatccACTACTACAACATCAGTACCACCATCCACTACTACAacatcagtaccaccatctactactacaccatcagtaccaccatctactactacaccatcagtaccaccatctactactacacaAACAGGACCAACGCCTGCTACTACAacatcagtaccaccatctactactacaccatcagtaccaacatctactactacaccatcagtaccaccatctgctactacaccatcagtaccaccatctactactacaacatcagtaccaccatctgctactacaccatcagtaccaacatctactactacaccatcagtaccaccatctgctactacaccatcagtaccaccatctactacaaCACCAACAGTACCtccatctactact
- the LOC134700911 gene encoding uncharacterized protein LOC134700911 produces the protein TPSVPPSTSTPTGPPSTTTPSAPPKTSVPPSTTTTSVPPSTTTPSVPPSTTTPSVPPSTTTTSVPPSTTTTSVPPSTTTPSVPPSTTTPTGPTSTTTPSVPTSTTTPSVPPSTTTPSIPPSTTTTPTGPTSATTPSVPISATTPTVPPSTTTPSVPQSTTTPLILPSTTTPSYQLPPSATTATGPTSATITSVPPSTTTPSIPPSTSTQSVPQSATTPTEPTSATTPSGPLSATTPSGPPSVTTQSGPPSTTTPSGPSDKSEESEESAESEKSEESKESEESEDSELSEESEISEESEASKNSEESEKSKESEESKKSNISEESEESEGSEESDESKKSEESEKSEE, from the exons acaccatcagtaccaccatctacttCTACACCAACAggaccaccatctactactacaccatcagCACCACC taaAACATCAGTACCACCATCCACTACTACAacatcagtaccaccatctactactacaccatcagtaccaccatctactactacaccatcagtaccaccatctactactacaacatcagtaccaccatctactactacaacatcagtaccaccatccactactacaccatcagtaccaccatctactacaaCACCAACAGGACCAACgtctactactacaccatcagtaccaacatctactactacaccatcagtaccaccatctacaACTACACCATCaataccaccatctactactacaaCACCAACAGGACCAACGTCTgctactacaccatcagtaccaaTTTCTGCTACTACACCAACAGTACCtccatctactactacaccatcagtaccgcaatctactactacaccattAATACtaccatctactactacaccatca taccaaC taccaccatctgCTACAACAGCAACAGGACCAACGTCTGCTACTATAacatcagtaccaccatctactactacaccatcaaTACCACCATCTACTTCTACGCAATCAGTACCACAATCTGCTACAACACCAACAGAACCAACGTCTGCTACTACACCATCAGGACCACTATCTGCTACTACACCGTCAGGACCACCATCTGTAACTACACAATCGggaccaccatctactactacaccgTCAGGACCATCTGATAAATCAGAGGAATCAGAAGAATCAGCAGAATCGGAAAAATCAGAGGAATCAAAAGAATCGGAAGAATCAGAAGACTCAGAATTATCAGAAGAATCGGAAATATCAGAAGAATCGGAAGCATCAAAAAATTCAGAAGAATCAGAAAAATCGAAAGAATCGGAAGAatcgaaaaaatcaaatatatcagaAGAATCGGAAGAATCGGAAGGATCAGAAGAATCGGACGAATCGAAGAAATCAGAAGAATCAGAAAAATCAgaagaatag
- the LOC134700912 gene encoding uncharacterized PE-PGRS family protein PE_PGRS54-like: MVTDGVVVDGGTDGVVADGGTVGVVVDGVDGGTDGVVAAVGPVGVVVDGGTDVVVVDGGTDGVVAAVGPDGVVVDGGTDVVVVDGVAAVGPVGVVVDGGTDVVVVDGGTDGVVAAVGPVCVVVDGVVDGGTDGVVVDGGTDVVVVDGGSVGVVADGGTDGVVVDGGTDVVVVDGGNDGVVVDGGTDGVVAAVDPVGVVVDGGTDVVVADGVVDSGTVGVVVDGGTDGVVADVGPVGVVVDGGTDVVVVDGGTDGVVAAVGPDGVVVDGGTDVVVMV; encoded by the exons atggt tactgatggtgtagtagtagatggtggtactgatggtgtagtagcAGATGGTGGTACTGTTGGTGttgtagtagatggtg tagatggtggtactgatggtgtagtagcAGCCGTTGGTCCtgttggtgtagtagtagatggtggtactgatgtTGTAGTAGTGGATGGTGGAACTGATGGTGTAGTAGCAGCCGTTGGTCctgatggtgtagtagtagatggtggtacaGATGttgtagtagtagatggtg tagcAGCCGTTGGTCCtgttggtgtagtagtagatggtggtactgatgtTGTAGTAGTggatggtggtactgatggtgtagtagcAGCCGTTGGTCCTGTTtgtgtagtagtagatggtg TcgtagatggtggtactgatggtgtagtagtagatggtggtactgatgtTGTAGTAGTGGATGGTGGTTCTGTTGGTGTTGTAGcagatggtggtactgatggtgtagtagtagatggtggtactgatgtTGTAGTCGTAGATGGTGGTAatgatggtgtagtagtagatggtggtactgatggtgtagtagcAGCCGTTGATCCtgttggtgtagtagtagatggtggtactgatgtTGTAGTAGcagatggtg tagtagataGTGGTACTGTTGGTGttgtagtagatggtggtactgatggtgtagtagcAGACGTTGGTCCtgttggtgtagtagtagatggtggtactgatgtTGTAGTAGTGGATGGTGGAACTGATGGTGTAGTTGCAGCCGTTGGTCctgatggtgtagtagtagatggtggtacaGATGttgtagta atggtgtag